A region from the Triticum urartu cultivar G1812 chromosome 1, Tu2.1, whole genome shotgun sequence genome encodes:
- the LOC125534393 gene encoding em protein CS41: protein MASGQEKGRSELDSLAREGQTVIPGGTGGKSYEAQEKLAEGRSRGGQTRKEQMGEEGYSEMGRKGGLSTNDESGGERAAREGIDIDESKFKTKS, encoded by the exons ATGGCGTCCGGTCAGGAGAAGGGGAGGTCGGAGCTGGACAGCTTGGCCCGCGAGGGGCAGACCGTCATCCCCGGAGGCACCGGCGGGAAGAGCTACGAGGCGCAGGAGAAACTCGCCGAAG GGCGCAGCCGTGGCGGGCAGACTCGCAAGGAGCAGATGGGGGAGGAGGGGTACAGTGAGATGGGGCGCAAGGGCGGGCTGAGCACCAACGACGAGTCCGGCGGCGAGCGCGCCGCCAGGGAGGGCATCGACATCGACGAGTCCAAGTTCAAGACCAAGTCCTAG